CCTCCCGCGGGCCCGGTTGTACAGTCAGCATGGTATTTCCGGAAAGGAATTCGAGCGGCTCAGTCCCGGATTGGCCGTGGAATTGGCTGATTTGGTGACGCCTCTATCGCGTGAGAAAAAGCTGCGTTATTTGGGACGTAAGGCCATTGCTCGATACGGCTGCTACGCGTGTCACAGTATTTCTGGGTTTGAGGGGCAATCGCCAATTGGTCCGGATCTCTCCACATTTGCCCGAAAGCCCTTGGCACTCCTGGACTTCGGTCATAGCGAGCAATTTCTGCGGCAGACGGCAGCCGGGAGCGCTCTCTATCGCGAGGCGAGCTTTCGGCCCGAACTGGCGGCACTGTTGGGGACCCGTCGCCGGGAAGGCTGGTTGTGGCTGAAACTGACGCAACCCCGGGTTTTCGATTACGGGCTGACCTTCCAAAGCCCGCTCCACCGTCTGCGGATGCCCCGGTTTCCCCTCACGCGTGACGAGCGCTGGGCCATTATGACATTCGTGCTCGGATTGGACGGATTTCAGACGCCCCCGGAGTATTCCCCCTATCAGGATCGGCGAAGGGCGGCCCTCGCCGTCGGCAGGATGGTCATCGAACGTCACGGTTGCGACCGGTGCCACATGCTGCATCCGGAAAGGTGGACTTTGCGCTATCTTACGGAAGAACCGCCTGAGCCGCCGATTGCTCCGCAGCCGGAATTGCAAGTTCAAGCACAAAACACCGTGGGCTTCAATCAAGCGGGACGAGAGCCAGTTTCATCGCCTGTCTCCGTGTTCAGTTTTGCCGTGGTCGTGGGGCGTGCGCAGCGTGATATGACAGGCCGGCTTCTGGAAGATATCGATGACTGCGATAATCCGCTCTACTTTTTTGAACCGTGGCGACCTGTGCGAATTGGGAATTACATTTGGCCTGTGGGCCAGGCCGCCCTCCCGATCGCAAAACCGCAAATCGTTGGCATCAGACCGCAGGAGGGAGGCGAATGGGCTGCCCAGCTCTATGGTCGGCTGGCGGAGTACGTGCAGCGACTGGTGCTCAACGTGGGGCCTTCCGAGTTATGGGGGGCCGTCCCGCCGCCGCTCTGTTATGAAGGGGTGGCCGTTCAGGAAGCGTGGCTACGGGAGTTCCTCCACACGCCGGTTTCCATTCGCCCGGCTGTCCCCCTGGCGATGCCCATGTACAACTTGAATCCCCAGGAGATCGACCGTCTGGTGGGGTATTTTCAGGCTTTGCACTCTGCGGCACCGGCAGCAGAGGACTGGGGAAGGGCACGCCAGCCGCAATCCTCGGCGCAGGACCAGGCGCGGTTCCATCAACTCGAATTGGCGGAGAAACTGGTCCACGACACGAAAACGTACTGTGGTAAGTGTCATCGCCTTGCTGCTGCGGACCCGGCAAAACTCGCCATGCCAAACGAAGCCCCCGCCCTCGATGAGGTGTATCGCCGATTCCAGGTAACTTACCTCAGCGAGTGGGTGAAGAATCCCCGGGCCATCCTCCCGTACACCGCTATGCCGATCAACTTTCCGCCTGGCGGAGAACCACTTGACCGAAGTGTCTTCGATGCGTCCGCCGACCAGCAGCGCCAGGCTGTGGTGGAGCTCCTTCAGAGCTACGATCGGTATTTGCGGCAAAAACGTATTGCTTCACCGGATGGTTCGGGCAAAGGGACCGTTGACTCGCCGCCGTGACGGGTGCTGGCCGAAGTCAGAAACAACCAGCATTTGGCCTGAAAGCCCCTGGGACCATAGAATGGGAAGATACCATCCGGCCTACGGCAGAACCGCAACGGGGGCAGCGACGTTGTTCCTCGATAATGGACCTCGACCAGCGGGTTTTACTGTTTGAAATTTCTCGGCGGGAGATTGTCAGAACCGAGGACCTGTGGATGGCACATGCTTCCGGACAGGCAGCGCGAAGGGTTCGGCGAAGGTCGCAGCGGAACGGTGAAAGGCGATGCCATGAGGAGTGAATCGCGGCGAACAGCGGCAAAACGTACCGTCGATGCGCGGAAGTTGATTTCCCGGTCGAGATATCGGCGAGAATTCCTGAAAAAGCTAGCGGCCCTGGGTACGCTCTTAAGCGTTCCACGACCCCTCGTTTCTTCCCTTGTGCTGAGCGAGGAAGGCGGGCAACTGGGGGAGTTGACCGGAAGATTCATCTACGTGGGAACACCCCCGGAACGAAAGAAACTCAAAGTCGATAAAGACGTGGACTGTTGCGGCAAGTACGACATCCGGGACGAATCGCTGTTGGTCGGGCCAGACGGTGAGCTGGCCAACGTTTATGTATATCTGCGCAGCCGTGGCGTTCCTGTGCCTCCCGGACTGGCAGAAAAGTTTCCCAAACGCGTCACTTTGGATAATCGGGACTGCATTTTCAAACCGCATTGTTTGGCAATTTGGTATACAGTTCAGGAATTCTATATTGTCAATTCCGATCCAATCGCGCAAAACGTAGCGTTCACCCCGTTGGGAGACCTGCCGGCGAACATCATTCTGGCCCCAGCCCCTGGCGAAAAGACCGACGCCACGTGGCGATTTCACCGCACCCAAACAGAGCCCGTCCACATCGTGTGCAATTATCATCCCTGGGAAAGTGCCTATATTCTTCCCCGCGACAACCCCTATTTTGCCATCAGCGGAAGCGACGGAACATTTCGCATTCCGTACCTTCCACCGGGCGAATGGGAATTTCAGCTTTGGCAGGAACGTGTCCGGCAGCTGGAATTACCCGGCTATCCGCGGGGGCGCTTCACGGTGACGGTCAAGCCCGGCCTGAACGACCTGGGAACAATTCGCGTCAGCCCCGCATCGCTCAAGGTAACCTGACCTGTCCTGCGTGGACTAACTAATTGCGTGAATTTGTTAACTTCTACGACATGAGATTGGCACGACATGTTCTAACCTTATTCAATATGATGTTCGTTGACCCCGCAGTACCTCAGACCATAGCACCGCATCGCACAGCGGCGATTGACCGGAAGCCCGGTGCCGTCGTGGTGTTACTTATAGTATTACTGAGCTTGGCGGGCTGTGGTAAGTCGCGACCCGTGGAGTTCCGCTTAAATACCGAGGGGCGTGATCCTGCCTCTATCTCACCCGCCCAGCGCGAGGCGATTGTCGGCATGCTCACGGATCTTTTCGGAACGCCTGATGATCCGCGTGTTCCACCGGGTGTCAATCTCGATTTGGAGCTTCTGCGGCGTGCTGCGGGACCAACCCGTCGCGATTTCAGTGGCGTGGAACGAGGACTCTATCGCAAGCATTGTGCCGTGTGTCACGGAATTTCTGGAGACGGAGCAGGGCCGATCGCGGCAATGCTCAATCCCTATCCCCGCGACTACCGCTATGGCGTTTTCAAGTACACATCCACTGTGCTGGGGGCCAAGCCTACTCGTCAGGACCTCGAGCGGACCATCCGCCGTGGAATTCCTGGGACGGGAATGCCATCGTTTGCTCCTCTTCCCGATGAAGATATTCAGGCACTTATTGAATATGTCCAGTATCTTTCTATCCGCGGAGAAACTGAGCTCTACCTGCTGCGATTGGTTGTGGATGAGAACGAATTGCTCCCGCTCAGCAAGCAAAGTGTCATCGATGAAGGGGTGCTCCCGGTGGCCGAAGCATGGGAAGCACCCGAAAAAGATCCTGAGCATTGGGTGGTCCGGCCACAACGGCCTCAGCTCGACGAGGCTCAGCTCAAGGCGGCTATTGAGCGCGGAAAGCTCGTTTATCAGGAGCCACGCTCCCAGTGCGTCAAGTGCCATGGCCCGGAGGGTCGCGGCGATGGTGAACAGACCGATCTGTACGACGATTGGAACAAACCGAAAAAGGGTGTCACCGAGGAGCAAACGCGGCAACTGTCACGCTGGTTTTCTCTGCCGTTGCAGCAACTGAAGCCTCGCAATTTTCAGGAGGGGATTTTCCACGGAGGTGGCCGTCCCGAGGATATCTATCTCAGAATCTATGTAGGAATCAAAGGCACGCCGATGCCTGCCATGGGGCCGTCCCCCGGACAGCCCGGCATTCTTACGCCCGAAGAAATCTGGGACCTTACCTTCTATGTTCTTTCTTTAGCGCGAAAGAATGACATTAAAAAATAGACCCCCATCGTGAAAATAAATTTGGATAGTTGTATGGAGCGTGGTGGTTCGGGTGACAGAGCGACTGAAAGAGGAACTCGCTGGGCCCACCGGCTGGCCTGGGTCTTGTGGGCTGTTACCTTTCCGCTGATCTGGATGGGCGGATTCGTCACCACATACGACGCCGGTATGGCGGTTCCCGACTGGCCAAATACCTACGGATATAACCTTTTCCTCTATCCCATAGAAAGCTGGCTGAAAACCTGGGATATCTTCCTGGAACACAGTCATCGTCTGATTGCCTCCGCGGCCGGGTTTGTGTCCATCGCGCTGATGGTTGCGCTGTGGAGGACGGGCTCCGCACGCTTCCGGCGACTGGGTGTCGTGGTCTTCATCCTGGTGTGCATGCAGGGAGTAATAGGGGGCCTCCGGGTGCTGGGACAGGAGCTTCTTCTGGCAAATCTGCACGGATGTATCGCGCCACTTTTTTTCGGCCTTGTCACGGGAGTGGTGGTCATCACGGGGCGTGCGATCGTAGGGTCAGATCAAGCGATACGGTACGCCCAACAGTCACTTTTTCGTAGTGTGGCAGGGTGGCGATTCGTCCTCGTGGCGACTATATATACCCAGATCGTCGTTGGTGCCCAACTCCGCCACCTTCCTCCCACTCTGTCGCCAGGTTGGGCATTTTTGTGGACGATTGTTCATTTAATCGTGGCCGGTCTTATTGGTGTGTTCCTTGGCATCGTATGGTGGCGCGAATGTCGTGAGCACCCCTCCCAGTTATTCTGGCTGAAGATTTTAAGTGGAATTTACGCAATACAGCTTACGCTTGGCTTATTCACATGGGTGGTCAATTATAATTTCCCCATCTGGTTTCTCGATTATTTTCTCGCTATTTCCTATACCGTCGTGAAAGGAGGAGCGGCACAGGCTCTCGTCACAACAGCACACACCGCGACGGGATCCCTGTTGCTGGCCGCCGGAGTGGCCAGCTGGCTGACAGCCGCCATGAATCCAGGCTCGCAGAACCTGCGAATGCATCAACCGGCGTGAGATCACAATCGAGGCAGACTTGGGTGACAATGAGTTTGTCGAATGTGAGAGATAATACAATGAGTAAAAAGAGCCAATCACACTTCATACAGGTAACACATCCACAATAAGTGGTGAGTAACATGAGTAATCCTGGAGAACGACTAGCAAATACCGTTGTCGCAATGGGGGACAAAAGCCGGGAGCTTGCCCGGCAGAACTCCGCTTCGGAAGTGAGCATCGTGGGGTGGCTGCGGGAATGGGGAGCTTTCCTGCGGGTCCGCATCCTTTTCAGCATCGTGGCCACCATGGTCACAGGAGCTGCGCTGGCCGCGGAGTCCGCTGCAGTTGATGGAACAATTGCGGCCAAGCTGGTGTTTTTGATTGGCATCATCGTTGGGGCCGTCATTTTAAACCAGGTCATCGAAAGCGAGTCAGACCGATTGATGCCCCGCACCTCCCGCCGACCTATTCCTGCGGGAAGAATGAGGCGAAGCTGGGCCGCGGTTGCGGGAGCCGTGCTGACGCT
This is a stretch of genomic DNA from Thermogutta terrifontis. It encodes these proteins:
- a CDS encoding c-type cytochrome — translated: MLLIVLLSLAGCGKSRPVEFRLNTEGRDPASISPAQREAIVGMLTDLFGTPDDPRVPPGVNLDLELLRRAAGPTRRDFSGVERGLYRKHCAVCHGISGDGAGPIAAMLNPYPRDYRYGVFKYTSTVLGAKPTRQDLERTIRRGIPGTGMPSFAPLPDEDIQALIEYVQYLSIRGETELYLLRLVVDENELLPLSKQSVIDEGVLPVAEAWEAPEKDPEHWVVRPQRPQLDEAQLKAAIERGKLVYQEPRSQCVKCHGPEGRGDGEQTDLYDDWNKPKKGVTEEQTRQLSRWFSLPLQQLKPRNFQEGIFHGGGRPEDIYLRIYVGIKGTPMPAMGPSPGQPGILTPEEIWDLTFYVLSLARKNDIKK
- a CDS encoding COX15/CtaA family protein, which gives rise to MERGGSGDRATERGTRWAHRLAWVLWAVTFPLIWMGGFVTTYDAGMAVPDWPNTYGYNLFLYPIESWLKTWDIFLEHSHRLIASAAGFVSIALMVALWRTGSARFRRLGVVVFILVCMQGVIGGLRVLGQELLLANLHGCIAPLFFGLVTGVVVITGRAIVGSDQAIRYAQQSLFRSVAGWRFVLVATIYTQIVVGAQLRHLPPTLSPGWAFLWTIVHLIVAGLIGVFLGIVWWRECREHPSQLFWLKILSGIYAIQLTLGLFTWVVNYNFPIWFLDYFLAISYTVVKGGAAQALVTTAHTATGSLLLAAGVASWLTAAMNPGSQNLRMHQPA